In Setaria italica strain Yugu1 chromosome I, Setaria_italica_v2.0, whole genome shotgun sequence, the genomic window GTTACTGTCAAGTCTACTCCTTCTGGTTAATTCCGCGCGCAATCTAATCTTGATAGATTGGATTGTCGGCGCTATGGTAGATTGGATTTTTTGGGCAACATAGTGTATAGGCGTCTTGATTGTTGATTCCGGAAATTCATTTATGCACCTGGTGATTAGGATTTAGAGTCACGGTCCACTCTGTGGTTATCGGTGAGCAGCTGGAGTTTTTTTTAGTATGTAATTGATAGCTCTGCAACCTGTGGGATAATCTGTGCTGCATCGTCAGTTTACTCTACCTATGGAGCCTTTGGTGATTGATTATTTTCTTTCGATAGGTTCTTACATTGAAATTGCTCATTCGACCTAATCTGGTAAAAGCTGTAATTTTTGGTGTAGCATGCATGGGATTGTTTTGGTTTCTAATTTATTTGTTTGATAAATTGATCATGGAGCTTTTTGTCGATACAAATTTGCATTTTCCCTAGACAATTTGGTGTAAGGCCTTGTAGGGTAATGGTAACTTGTACTTATCCCCATTGCATATATTATTCTTTTGACTGTATATGATCAAATATGTAGGATTGATCAGTTGTTGCGTTTTGCTAGGTGATATATCATCTCTTATTCTTGCTAGGTGCATTTTTTTCCTGAAACATCAGAAAACATtataaacagaaataaaaaggtTAATCTACTGAATTTGGActctttatcttttattttcttgctGCACAGGACTTTTGagctgagtgtttttttcctACCATAacataaataagaaaaaaaagttcaaGTTAACCTGTGCTGGCTGATTATTTAGAAATTTGACCGTAGATCATTTATGCAACTTAAACTGCATGGACTATACTCGATTCCTAGATTTTTTATGTGGAGGGGCTTTTCTTTGATCAGTTCAACTTTTGCTTTTTTGTTACAAAACTTGAATGTGGTCCCTCATTTAAGATAACTGGTGCCAGTCCTGATGTCCTGATTTCCCTTAATAGTTTTGTAAGGCGTAAGGCATTACCATCAACTCTTGCAATGGGTGGAAACCAGTATGACGATGACTGGGTGTTGCCCAGTGCTGATATCACTCTTGTTCTTGTTGGGAAACTTGGCTGTGGAAAGAGTGCAACTGGAAATAGCATCCTTGGACAGGAAGTATTTGAATCAGAATACTCCCATGTTAGTGTTACTAATACTTGTCAGATGGGAAGCACCACCCTGCACGATGGCCGCACGATCAATGTTATTGATACACCAGGTAAGAATTCCCTGTTTGATGTTATCGCTGTCTGTTCAATCTGTTGGCTTTTTGGCATTGTGAATTTGAGATACCTTTATTTGATCTTGTGTTGCATGTCACTCTTACCTTCTTTTTTCTGGTTATGTTGTTATGATTAATTGATTATCATTTATCATAGAAGTATCATTATCATTCATCCTTGAATATGGGAAATTAGTATGTTTATTCTTTGGGTTTTGAACTTTGTAATTCGCATTCAGTGGAGAAGCCATCTGCTATTAATGCAGCATGGTATTGTATAGCGTGCTGTTTACATGTAGTTCCGTTCACTATCATTTATCTTGATAAAAGTAGAAATTAGCTATTTCATATGAAGAAGTCCCACAGTTACAATGCATTGTCTGTCTACGTGCCATCAGTTTTAtgggggaaaaaaaactagacCAACCTAGGAGGATTttatatattaagaagaaaccCAAATTCTCCTCGACCAGGACTTGAACTTGGTCTAGGTGTACATCCACACCCTCAACCAACCGAGCTAGGCTCAGCTATGAAAGTCGCAGACTTAAAATGCTTTATGAACCAGAAGGATTCACAGGTGTTTATCTTACATGGCATACCATAGCATACATCATATTAGTTATCCTTCCTTTGCTTTCATAATCTATCAATTCATTGCATTCTTTCATGTTCAGAAGTAAAAATAACCTTACTATGTTATGCTTTATAtcttatatattatatattGTCTGTTCTTAGATATGAAAAATGTGTGTAATACTACCTTTCAAAACCAGAGAATCATAGATAGTATTGCTGTTGACGATCCTATTATATGTATAATACTTAAACACGCACAATGATCAGTCTCTCTCTCGCATCTGATATCCATGATTTCTTTTGGCTAATTACTAAAATGTACTATAGGGTTATTTGAAGTCAAGGTTACAACTGAGGATGCTGGTAAAGAAATTGTGAAGTGTTTGAACATGGCTAAAGATGGGATACATGCAGTTCTGATGGTTTTTCCTGCCACACATCGGTTTTCTCAAGAATCTGAAAGTACAATTGAGAGCATTAAGGCATTCTTTGGGGAAAAGATTGTTAACCACATGATTTTAGTTTTTACATATGGAGATGTAATTGGTGAATCTAAATTGAAGAAAATGCAAAATAATGCCCCTGAGTGTTTGAAGGTTACCTTTtactccctttttctttctttttctaatgCCATGCCGATATAAATCGATTTCTCACCTCTTTTTCATCACCTAAGTCATGAGCTTTTGTGCAAAATAGTAATGTATGTTTTGTTTAACAGAAAGTTGTTGAGCTATGCCAAAACAGGGTGGTGCTCTTTGATAACATGACCAATGACCGAAGGCTCCAAGAGCAGCAACTTGACAAACTGCTTGATTTGGTGGACTCAATTAGTGCAAATAATGGAGGAAAACCATTTTCAGATCAAATGTTCACTCGCATTAAGGTGATTGGATAAATTTGCTGATATTCAGTAGATTTTTGTTTCTCATTTGTCTCTTGTCTTGTGTAGGAGGTGCATGATAGAGAAAAGGAGATGCGTACCATTGGATATTCTGAAGAGCAGATATCTGAGTTGAAGAAGGAGATACATAGAACTCGGGATGAACAACTTGCGCACATAACCAGCATGGTAAGAGCTATATTCAAAACcttatttcaaaatttaagaCTTATTTAGAATGGCTTGCTATTTCGGTTAATAGCATTGGACACTCGAATGTGCTTGAAAGTCAAATATGGGCAACATGTGTAGATTCTAGAACCTCAAGATCTGTTTGAACTAGCGTTGGCTGTTGGATATTCTTGGGAATGTCAACTTTATTTTGTTAAACTGTCATCAATCTTAAATGGCTGAAAGCCTGGAAGTCATTGCTTGAGCGGCATGAGTGCCGTTTGCTTCTATTCTGTAAACTCTTTCCTTATTAATCGAAAGGCAGAGCTCTAGCCAttttatgttaaaaaaaaagaaagggcgATTGATTCTCTACTCATATGACAATTGGATGCTCTGAATATTGTTCTTACGAGTTACTTGCATTGATTTGGTGTTCACAGGTGGAGGAAAAGCTAAACTACAGTGTGGAGAAGCTGCAACAGCAACTCATGGAAGAACAGAACGCAAGGCTGGAAGCAGAGAAGGTGGCGCTCGAAGCAAGAATGAAATCAGAAGACGAGATCCAGAAGTTGAAGGAGAGCCTCAGGAAGGCTCAGATGGAGAACGAGGAGTTCCGGAGGTTGGCAGCGGAGCGCAAGTGTGCTATCCTCTAAGGAGTAGCCGCGGCATCTGGGATTTCCAATTTTCAATGGATGGAGGGCAGATTAAACTTTTGCTACCGTGCCGACGTCTCGTATCTGTACATTATTACTAGTATATCATCACAAACACGCGACTAGTCAGCTGGTGTTCTTGCGAATGGTAATACATCTAATCTATATCATCGTTATGCTTGTTTGCCGTGTTCTGGGCGGCTACCTACAGTGCATGGTGATTGATGAATGCCAGCCATatgctttttttgtttttttgcgaGTAGCCATATGCTTTTTCAAGGCAGTGCCGCTTGCAGCAATATGTTTTGACAGCCAACAGCTTTGTCTGCTTTGCACCACGGTGGACCAGGCTGCACAGCAGGGTGGGCTCACTTGTGGAATTGTTTTCATTCAGGGCCCTTTTTTCACCTGTACTGAGGCACATGTAGCCCAAACTGCCTTCCACTTTATTAGAGGGAACAAATGTCTTCGTATTTGCTAATACTctatccgtcccaaattattacaCTCCGGGTTTGTTAATAAATCATACTTATGTATctttaatcaaatttattaaaagaTATGATATTATTTATGATACTAAATTGGTTTCCTTCAATCTGCcgtaaaatatattttgatactGAGTATACTTTGTATGATATATATTGTTATAATTTTCTATAAAGTTAGTTGAAGTTAGACAAGTTTGATTCAAAACAAACTTAGAAGTGAATATGATTTTAAACGGAGGGAATACACGAATATGTATTTGGGGCAAAGCAAGTGTGAAATTATGCACGTGAAACACAAAACATATTATCAATGTACAAGGCTACCGTGTGGGCTCAGGTCAGTGTTGGCTAGCCAGGGCTACCTTGTGGGCTGAGATTGCCCTTTTGTTTCGGTTTGGCCTTTTAGAAGAGTAACGGGCTTTGGTTTGGCCTTTTAGAAGAGTAACGGGCTTCGGCCCAATGGGGGAGAGATGCAACAGAGACTCGGCTTCGCTCCTGGCCGACCAtggccgagctcctgcctcctggAGTCCACGCCGCCGACGGCACGAGCAACGGAGCAAGGACGGTGGACGGTGATGGACGGGAAGCAGTGGAATCCTCACGATACGGGTAACCCATCTTGCACCAGCGGTCCGCCATTGTTAACCATCGAACGCCCCAAAAATCCGTAACGGAAGAACACGAATAGACTCCAAGTTGCAGTCGGAGACGCAGTGCTGGTTCCATGTCGGAGTCGGAGGGTTCGGAGGCACTGCGCGGGGTCTATGAGCCAGAGGGCAAGGCCAGGAGGCCAAACAACATCGATTGCTTAGGACTTCTTAACAAGGTTTCTTAGCGCGCGGCGATGCGTACTCATGGCGCGCGGTTCCATCGAACGCTCCAAATTTTGTATAACTTTTTTCCTAGCAACAATTTGGATGATAAATTCGGTAATACAAACTTATACGCGTAAACATTTATCATAACTTTAACTTATACGTACATACAATATTTACTTGTatagaaaaataattgaaaaagaaaaaagaaaaaaacagggCAGCACATATTGTGATAAATAAACACTCCGTACCTGGTAAGGACCTTAACCTACTTCCTCCAACATCCCAACAATGACATCCGGCTCATCGAACATTTCACGCCACAGCCCACAGGTTCACTCCGGGTTTACACATCAGGCAGACACTGATCACGATGCACCAGAACATTGTCCTCCCGGGCACCACCGCGGACCACGCCACCTTCGCTACTTGGAGGCATTGCGCGGCAAGCATGATCGCGAGAGCGTAGAAAATGAGGCGCTGCTGGAGTCTGTCCCGCCTCGCCACGCGGAGGTAGCCGGCGACGCGCTCCCTgtacggcgccggcgccgcgccccaGTACGCGTCTGCCAGCTTTCCCCTCAAGAAGGCAACCTTCTCGTCGTACTCCAGCCACAAGCACATGCCGAGCCTCCGCAGCGAGGCGTGCCGCTTCTCGACCGTGTCGGTCTTGGTTCTAAGCACGTAGAAGTGGAAGAAGCGTGTCTTCTTCATGTAACGGTTGCGACAGAGGGACTACACGCTGAAGCAGTTGCTGATGAGAAGGGTCGTGCCAGGGTGGGAGCCAAACAACCCTCACTTGCCGATCTGGAAGGCGAGCCGCTTCGGCCCAATGGGAGCCGTGATCTCCCGTACGCTTGCGCACCTGCTGCGTCTCTCCAACCAGAATGCTCTGTTTTCTACCAGTGTCACCAAAGTAACAACATAGTTCTAAGCCTCATCACCAAAGTAACCACAACATCACAAGCTGAGCTACATCGAGCAGAATTATGTAGTAATGAAAATCCATTAGCTTCGGTTTGGTGTTAATTTAAGAAAAAGCAGTTCGTGATGACTGACCCAAACGCAAGGAAGGATATTATTGATAAGTGATAACCACAGTTTAAATAAGGCTGGTGAAGCTCATGCATTTCACTCATCATCTACCGGCTCCAGTACCAACTACCTAAATTCAGTACGTTGACCCAATGAAAGAATGAAGATAATTTGTTACCCTGATTTGGCTTTATGATATATGTTATTAAAATAAAGTTTTGGCAGACTTATGTAGCACCGAATTTCCGCTTTTCGCTTGAAAATTCTTCTCCGAAATGGATTTGTGGGGATCGTTTTTGTTGCACTAATGAATCATATCCCAGTCCACAGAATATTGGGTGTGGAATTTCTATCATCTTGTTTTTGCAATACTAGCCTATCAACTCGTCATTCCGCCTGGGAGGGAAGTTTGAGATAAATAAGTATTAAAGGCTCATGAAAAACTCAGGACCCAAGCTAATAATACAAATTTTCTTACCTTATTATtttctctcatttgttaaatattctaacaTAATAGTAATATACATAATAGTAATATATATGTACTTGTCTATAGATTTGGAGGTTATTTTAGAACATTTTTATAATGGAAGAGCTATTTTTCTAAGATGTCTGGTGAGAATTAATGTGGAGACTCCAAAAGAAATATTCGATTACTAATATAAGATATGATTATGTTTATTATTTAAATGAAGTATCTATGTCCGTGCATGTTAAACCAATATGCATCCTCCGTCTCTTGGTCTGCAAGGACATCGGCGATGCAAACTCTTCTTTCTTTGGCAGCTCCAGCACGTCGATCTTGTCGAACCATGGGTGTTTGAGCGCCACGGCTGCCGTGAGCCTCTTCTCCGGGTTGCACGTGAGGAGGCCGCTGAGGACATCGAATCCTTCCTTGGACAGCTTCGACTCGGGAATCAGCTCGCGTAGGTTGTTTTCCCACTGCATGTCCAGCTCCGGCATCACCATGGTGGCGAAAGCCGTGGATGAGAACCACGGCCATGTACTGTCATCAGGCGTGCCCGGCACGTCGAAGATGGCGCAGAGCTGTCCTTCACCGTAGAAGCCTTGGAACAGAGGACTCCCGTTGTTGATGAGCTCTACCATGACGCAGCCGAGGGACCAGATGTCGAcgcgctcgtcgtagtcgggctTCTCCAGCAGCATCTCCGGCGCCATGTACCACAGCGTGCCGGCCGGCTTGTACGGCGGCCGCTCGTCCGTGGACATGGCGAGGCCAAAGTCGCAGAGCTTGACGATGCGGTGAtcgtcgccgacgaggatgTTGGCGGGCTTGATGTCGCGGTGCACGATGTGGCCGCCGTGCATCTTCTTGGCGCCCGTGAGCAGCAGCCACATGGCGGCGCGCACCGTGGACTCGGGCAGCGGCGGGCTCCCGCGGGGGCGCTGGCGGAGGAGGTCGTGGAGGCTTGGGCCCACGCACTCCATGACGAGGCTGAGGTCAAAGGCATCCGGGCGGCGGACGACGCCGTGGAAGCCGACGACGAATGggttggcgccgccgccgctcgcctcctTGAGGAAGCGCGCCTCGCGCAGCAGCGCAGCGTGCCCGCCGTGGGCCTTGCCGACGCGCTTGATGGCGACGATCCGGCCCGTGGCGCGGTGGCGAGCCTTGACGACCGCGCCGAAGGCCCCCTCGCCGAGGCGGCTGATGTCCTCGTATTGCTCCACGCTgccgacagcgatgcgcctcctcttgaggccggccggccccgcggcGGTGTGGTTGCGGACGGTGACGGTGGGCTCTACGCAGGCGGCCATTGCGAGCGGAagaaggcgaggcggcggatggATTGCTCGTCCTAGGCTGTGGAGGGAGAGGCGACGTGAGCAGGTCGAGCGGACGAGGCAAGTCGAGTATTTACGATAGGACTGAATCCGACTGGAGTTGACAAACATCGTTGCAACCGCCGGATGCGATCCGCTGATGTTCGAGCCTAACTAGGAAAGCTTCGCATCGGATGATGGCGTGCCCGTGACGCATATCTCTCGGCGCGCTTGATGCCTTGATCTGCGAAACCAGGAGCGGGCACATGGCCGAATCGAATTAGAAGGTTCAGTTTGCAGATTCGGGAAGCTTTAACATTCAGTTTGCAGATCGCTCTTCCTCTCGGCCTCAGTGATCattgtttgaaatttctttgcAATGTCTGAAATTCTGAACTGTAATATAGTCTCTGAATATTATGGGGACCGATTAGACAATGTGCTTCTGCAGCAGATACATTACTACAAAATTTGAAGTTGACCTGATCCTACAGCAGATACTGGCAGGATTTTGCTCTGAAACTTCTTACTCCACTAGAAACTGAAGACTGAAACTCTAGGAGTGAAGCCACAAGGGGAGAAAGTTCAGTTTAACGCAGAGATGAGTGCCCACATTCCCAGTTTCTCTGCGTCACTTCTCTCTTTGCTAGTTTACAGGACGCCTTGTTCCAGATTTCTTACGCCAACGTCACCGGCTCAGGCAAAAACATAATTTGCATCTGAATTCTGTTTAAAATTGATCTGCCTTATGAACATACAAAAGATTTAAAATTGGTACAGTGACCAAACTGATCTCTGTTAACAACAGTACTGATCACTTTGAAAATGGTGGTTTCAAATTTGCAATATTTTCATGTGTTCTCTGAACCTCATAGAGGCACTCCTATGATTACTAACTGGCAAAAGGTACAGACTCGCTAGCATTTTACAGACTCAATTTTACAGGAAAGACATTTTCAGTGCTTGATCCCTCATGCGAAACCATTTGCTGCACTTGGACTGCAACTTTGTCTGAAAGAGCTTTCGCTTCCAATGTGGCATGCACATCATATACGTACTGACTGACAAGAACACAAACAAAATTCAGGGCAATGTCATGCACTTCAGTTGTTTAACAAAATTGCAGAGCTACTTGCAGTTCCCTTTCCCTCCACATTTTCTCATCCGGTTTGGGATCGGCAAAGGCAGTATTAAACTGCAAATCGACTTCAAAACCCAAGGGCACTTGCGTCAGGTGCATTGGGACATTATATTCCATTGGCTGGGAGCCTAATTCTAGTCATCATCTCACTAGGAAAGAAACTAGTTCTGCAGTTGATTGCATTATCAGCAATTAGCTGAGTTGGTGGTCACATTTCTGGGACTCATCCACGCAGGTGAAAGATAACAGTGTTCTGGTGATCTAACTCCCATGTGCACCACAGCCAGGAAACATCAATTAAAAAGTCTAATTCTGGACTAGATCGACGCCCATTTCAAGCAATGAGAAACGAAATATTGCAACtcgtgcatcatgcttagaacTGCATCCAGTTAACACGAGGAAAAAACAACAACGTTAATTCCTGCATCGTTTCCACAATTGCACCTGATGAAACTAGTAATCCGGTTGGAACCGAACAACTCACATAGATCAACAGTCAAGGCATGATTACATCAACGAAGAATCAATCATTGAATCAGCAGAAAAACCTAGTACTACGCAAGATCCCCATGAACAGTCAAGAACACAGGCAAACGACCGATCAACTAACAGCCAAAGCAAACAGAGCCCTACAGGCTGCTGACTCCGCGCCGCTAAAAAACCAGGTCTAGCTCCGGGAACATGAAGCAGAGGGCGGTGTAGGCGTACGCAGCGGCCACCCCGGCGAGATTCTCCGCGATCACGAGGTAACTAACCGTGGGCCGCGTCGACGAGGCCGTCCACGCCCGGGTGATCCAGCAGGATGTAGGCCGCCAGCAGGGCGCAGAACACCACCAATATGAATGCCAGGATGACGACGTTGAACCGCAGGTcgccgctcctccacctccacctccacctccacctcggggCTTCCGCGACCACCACACCGCCGGGAGCGGCAGCCAGCGCCGGAACCACGACCGGCCGACCACGCGGAGAGACCGGCGCCgcaaccaccacctcctgctcgACCAAACGATAGAGGGGAGCGTACTTGTTGGACACGCCCGTCCTCGCGGGGATCGGGTCGCCCAAGAGCTGCCCGTCGACGCCGTACGCCGGGAGCGTCCCTACGGCGGGGACAACGAACTTCGCCGGCGCCATGAGAGCGGGCGACGGGAACCGGAGAAGAGGGGCAGAGGTCCAAGGTGGTGGGCTGTTTGCtcttgtggcggtggtggtgtttGTGCAGAAGAgggacggcgacggggacgggggTTATATAGGGAACGGTGGGCGGTGGATTTTACAGCGTCTCGTCCGACGAGCAGCAAGAGTTTACCGTCTAATCTCCACTGACAACCACGAGTCATTTCAGTTTCACCCTCCGGTGCGAGGTGAATAGTTCGTTACGTACGGCTGCCGCCAGGCTGGCTATTTCAGAGCACGCCGCTGCGACACGACGCCTAACAGAAACAACCACCAGCCCGTCGGTCGAACACCCACCGAGACTAGAGAAGTAGAGAGATGGCTGCGCCGCGCGCCATGGACGGTGCGAGTCCGGGAGCGGGCGCTCGAGGCGGGGGGCCGTTGCGACCACGCCCGTGGGCTGCTCCGCGGGGCGGTGGCGCTCCTCGCATTGCCGATGCACATCGCCGACGCTCCGGCCGGGCGCGCGCGGGACGAGCTTGTGatcgccgcgctcctcgacgcGGGCAGCGGCCTCGCCTTCGCCGCGGCCATGACGGCGGTGGCCGAGCTCCTCGCgctccgcggcgccgcggccgaccCGAAGTACGACTACGGCGTGCATGACGTGCACGCACCTCTATCCTCTGCAACTGCCTCACCGGCGCGCCGGACAGCGTCGCTCTGGCACAACGCGTCATCCCCAAGCAGCAGGccgtggcgcggcgcgcggagggcgagtggccggcggcggcgtgggcgcagCTAGCGATCTCGCGGCGAGAGGCCTCCATCGATGACCTTGAGATGCGGCTCGCTCTCACACCAAGCTCCCGGCCGCCAGAGCGTTCGAGCCGTGTACGCGATCAACGCCATGAGGTGGCGCACTGGCGCGGGCACATCGGCCGCGGCAAAGCGCCGCTGGTTCATCCGGGGCATCCCAGCGCTGGAAACTGCGCAAGAATGGACCCTTGTTGGATGCTGCCGTGCCAGAGCCCAGATGTACGCGCAAGAACGCCATGAGGGCTCCGACGCAGAGGCctccgagagcggcggcggtggggatgCATCGGCTGAGCAGAGGGTAAGTGGCACCGTCACGCCTTCCAGGCAACACCAGGCGCTGGTCGGTGAGCCGCTTGGCGACGTCCCTCGCCGAGGACTCCGAGGCGATCACCCAAGCCTGGGACAGAAGCGCGCACGaggccagcagcagcacggcGTAGACGAGCGCGTACGTGGAGCGGGTCGGCGGCGAGCCTCGCCGGCCCGGTGACTTGGTAGGCTAGGCCGCCGACCGGGACTACGGCGGCGTGGCTGGCCTCCTTCCAGACGCCGAGCTGGCTGTAGTGGTGGAGTAGCTGCGACACCATGTAGAGCGCCGAGACCGCGGCGGAGTGGAGCACGATGGGCATGGTTGACGTGTAGAGAAGCTTCATCGGGAAGGAAAAAACGGAACCGGTCTCGGCCAAAGCATGTAAAGTTGTAAACGTGTCGGTGCACCGATACATAGTCCGTACTGGAAACCTCCATTATACACATCATATATATGTCCGGTGGTGGTGAAGCCGGCCGAAAAAGAGCAAGAGATCCATCGACTTCCCATCCATGGACAAGACGGAGCAGCAGGAACAGGAACGCAAGGCACGGCCGATCACGGCTTCCACGTGGCCGAAGCGGCTCGCCTTCAAGATCGGCAAGCGAGGGCTGTTCGGTTCCCGCCCCGGCGCGACCCTGCTCATCATTAACTGCCTCGGCGTGTGGTCCCTCCGCCGCGACCGCTACGTCAAGAAGACGCGCTTCTTCCACTTCTGCGAGCTCAGAACCAAGGCCGGCGCGGTCGAGAAGTGGCACGCCTCGCTGCGGAGCCTCGGCATGCGCTCGTGGCCGGAGTACGACGAGAAGGTCGCCTTCTTGAGGGGAAAGCTGGCGGACGCGTACtggggcgccgcgccggcgccgtacagggagcgcgccgccggc contains:
- the LOC101767892 gene encoding immune-associated nucleotide-binding protein 9, whose translation is MQCKHVRRTSARALQESHSGSGAPGEININRPHLTSPPLTRVPEHDSRSYSLLASSRPPRRRFFASNFVRRKALPSTLAMGGNQYDDDWVLPSADITLVLVGKLGCGKSATGNSILGQEVFESEYSHVSVTNTCQMGSTTLHDGRTINVIDTPGLFEVKVTTEDAGKEIVKCLNMAKDGIHAVLMVFPATHRFSQESESTIESIKAFFGEKIVNHMILVFTYGDVIGESKLKKMQNNAPECLKKVVELCQNRVVLFDNMTNDRRLQEQQLDKLLDLVDSISANNGGKPFSDQMFTRIKEVHDREKEMRTIGYSEEQISELKKEIHRTRDEQLAHITSMVEEKLNYSVEKLQQQLMEEQNARLEAEKVALEARMKSEDEIQKLKESLRKAQMENEEFRRLAAERKCAIL
- the LOC101777502 gene encoding putative cyclin-dependent kinase F-2, with translation MAACVEPTVTVRNHTAAGPAGLKRRRIAVGSVEQYEDISRLGEGAFGAVVKARHRATGRIVAIKRVGKAHGGHAALLREARFLKEASGGGANPFVVGFHGVVRRPDAFDLSLVMECVGPSLHDLLRQRPRGSPPLPESTVRAAMWLLLTGAKKMHGGHIVHRDIKPANILVGDDHRIVKLCDFGLAMSTDERPPYKPAGTLWYMAPEMLLEKPDYDERVDIWSLGCVMVELINNGSPLFQGFYGEGQLCAIFDVPGTPDDSTWPWFSSTAFATMVMPELDMQWENNLRELIPESKLSKEGFDVLSGLLTCNPEKRLTAAVALKHPWFDKIDVLELPKKEEFASPMSLQTKRRRMHIGLTCTDIDTSFK